In Dyadobacter subterraneus, a single genomic region encodes these proteins:
- a CDS encoding DUF1801 domain-containing protein, with protein sequence MQSSASTPQEYLDSLPDDRKSAINELRAEILKNLPEGFQEEMSYGMLGYVIPHALYPEGYHCNPSLPLPFMNIASQKNFIAVYHMGIYADEEILKWFTTEYPKHIKTKLDMGKSCLRFKKADHIPYKLIGELASKMTPQDWISIYESRYKNKRRDV encoded by the coding sequence ATGCAATCCAGCGCCTCAACTCCCCAGGAATATCTGGATTCACTTCCGGACGACAGAAAATCTGCCATCAACGAACTGCGTGCAGAAATTCTTAAAAATTTGCCAGAAGGATTTCAGGAGGAAATGAGTTATGGCATGCTTGGTTATGTGATTCCACATGCGCTGTATCCTGAGGGCTATCATTGCAACCCTTCCTTACCGCTTCCTTTCATGAATATTGCTTCACAAAAAAACTTCATCGCCGTTTATCACATGGGTATCTATGCGGATGAAGAAATTTTGAAATGGTTTACCACTGAATATCCAAAACACATCAAGACAAAACTTGATATGGGAAAAAGCTGTCTGCGATTTAAAAAAGCTGATCACATCCCTTACAAACTCATTGGAGAATTGGCTTCAAAAATGACTCCACAGGATTGGATCAGTATTTACGAAAGTCGGTATAAAAATAAAAGGAGGGATGTTTGA
- a CDS encoding VOC family protein, which translates to MQKITPFLWYDNQLEEAMNLYISIFDNAKILTVTRYPEGAPGPAGQVMTATFELEGQTFYALNGGPAFNFTEAISFFVDCKTQEEIDDKWERLSEGGSKSQCGWLKDKFGVSWQIVPSLLSELLSDKNPAKAQSVMQAMLKMSKLDIAILQEAYDKA; encoded by the coding sequence ATGCAAAAGATAACACCATTCCTGTGGTACGACAATCAGTTGGAAGAAGCCATGAACTTATATATTTCCATCTTTGACAATGCAAAAATACTGACTGTCACACGGTATCCGGAAGGAGCCCCAGGACCTGCGGGTCAGGTTATGACGGCTACATTTGAACTGGAAGGACAAACATTTTATGCACTCAATGGCGGACCAGCCTTCAATTTTACAGAAGCAATTTCATTTTTTGTTGATTGTAAAACACAGGAAGAAATTGATGATAAGTGGGAAAGACTTTCCGAAGGCGGATCGAAAAGTCAGTGTGGATGGCTGAAAGATAAATTTGGCGTTTCCTGGCAAATTGTTCCATCACTTTTATCTGAATTATTAAGCGATAAAAATCCTGCAAAAGCACAAAGTGTCATGCAGGCAATGCTGAAAATGTCAAAGCTTGACATTGCGATTTTACAGGAGGCATATGATAAAGCTTAA
- a CDS encoding ABC transporter permease/M1 family aminopeptidase, with protein MFRQIFLFEIKYRLNRPATWIYFFIYFLVGFLSVAGGWSAASEKVMYNAPWTIAEGNVFFSFTMMMVCSAIMGVPLYRDIEYQTRNYFYAIPITKGGYFWGRFFGSFVFVLFVGTGFSFGTLAGSFIGPLFGWIPAERVGSYGLWNYFYPYFAFAIGNLLLSSTIFFALVSFTRNVKVIYSASILLLIAYLLGNFLVRDIENRNLVKLLDPFAVNTFNLETRFSTPYEKNNVPVPLTSIYLLNRLIWLGLSIALILFTYYQFSFQKFMQPEISREKKSAKEKDEKAPALLKHVTQQFGGNYKKTILWNLTKIEFLNIVRDNYFRAILLGGLIFLVLDIWIGNTLYSVGDRPLTIFVMDFKGYDYTVFIFIILLFYTGEAVHREKATRYNILNDALPISNTILYLSKLFGLFGIAVIMATVPLFVGTIIQTLKGFTDYNLPVYFIDLYLLTLPGFIQMILLSFAVHVIVNNKFAGHGVAMLIWVAMFLLRNFGEFDYNLFFYFFTPEYRWSDMNGLGHFVKPLFWFNFYWLLFGSLLATIAYLFFQRGVVGGFKERIRVAKERFSGAPKLLVPLFFIGWLASGAYIYYNVSYLNDYYSISEQRRNQSLYEKKMKKYEGLPHPKVTSLILKADIFPEERRINMYAKMLVKNKTNKPIQTIHMLDSDDLEYKLVYNGKSLKFTEPLHQPYSKFTFFKKGEKVAGYRIYKLDKTMQPGDSAVMEIYSVKQNKGFLNNGFSREVLYNGTFYSGGFPHMGYQEGLELESDEYRKKLGLKEKKDDLPPQNDPVGRSTMLFNDNADLMHFEATVSTTADQIAIAPGYLQKSWTDKGRKYFYYVQDTPIQLFESVLSARYEVLREPLKLDNGKIVNIEIFYDKHHPYNLNRFKAAYVDGLKYFSNVYGPFQFRQMRLMEFPRYAGFAQSFANTVPYSEAFGWVADFKNPDDFDYTYFVTAHELAHQWWGHQIAPNKTRGSNLISEALAEYTALILTEKKYGKDNMKRFLKDELDKYLRGRANESKKENTFINCNRPYEWYYKGSLVMYGLRDLIGDTAVNHALREFRDEFALKENPPFPGSNDLFSYLNKHTPDSLKYYLNDTWKKITLYENKSDKVTSKSAGKDLYDVSFTFTSKKLYADSSGKETVAPMNDYVDIGVFAAESKNKLGQKQINPLFLKKYKLKPGTQTVTIRVKGKPVKAGIDPYNKLIDRIPDDNLSEID; from the coding sequence ATGTTCCGTCAAATATTTTTGTTTGAAATAAAATACCGTCTAAACCGGCCGGCTACCTGGATTTACTTCTTTATCTATTTTCTTGTTGGCTTTCTTTCCGTCGCTGGGGGCTGGTCTGCGGCTTCTGAAAAAGTGATGTATAATGCTCCCTGGACAATCGCCGAGGGAAATGTCTTTTTTAGTTTCACGATGATGATGGTTTGCTCTGCAATAATGGGCGTTCCTTTATATCGTGATATTGAGTACCAGACCCGCAATTATTTTTACGCAATACCAATCACCAAAGGTGGTTATTTCTGGGGACGATTTTTTGGATCCTTTGTTTTCGTATTATTCGTCGGAACCGGTTTTAGTTTTGGCACTCTGGCCGGAAGTTTTATTGGTCCTTTATTTGGCTGGATACCTGCTGAAAGGGTTGGCTCTTATGGTTTATGGAATTATTTCTATCCATACTTTGCTTTTGCGATAGGAAATTTACTTTTGTCGTCAACAATATTCTTTGCTCTCGTTTCTTTTACAAGAAATGTCAAAGTGATTTATTCTGCCAGCATTCTGCTGTTGATAGCTTATTTGTTAGGGAATTTTTTGGTGCGTGATATTGAAAATCGTAATCTCGTCAAGCTTCTTGACCCGTTTGCGGTTAATACGTTCAATCTGGAAACTCGTTTTTCTACACCTTATGAAAAGAACAATGTACCTGTACCGTTGACGAGCATTTATTTACTGAACCGATTAATCTGGTTGGGGTTGTCCATTGCATTGATTTTATTCACCTATTACCAGTTCAGTTTTCAAAAGTTTATGCAGCCGGAAATTTCCAGAGAGAAAAAATCTGCGAAGGAAAAGGATGAAAAAGCACCGGCTTTACTTAAACATGTAACCCAGCAATTTGGTGGAAATTATAAAAAAACGATTCTGTGGAATCTGACTAAAATCGAGTTTCTGAACATTGTCAGGGATAACTATTTCAGGGCGATTTTACTCGGGGGACTTATTTTTCTGGTATTGGATATCTGGATCGGGAATACTTTGTATAGCGTAGGGGATAGGCCGCTTACCATTTTTGTAATGGATTTTAAAGGGTATGATTATACTGTTTTCATTTTCATTATTTTGCTTTTTTACACAGGAGAAGCCGTTCACAGGGAGAAAGCAACGCGTTACAATATTTTAAATGACGCACTTCCCATTTCAAATACAATTCTCTATTTATCAAAGCTTTTCGGACTTTTTGGTATCGCCGTTATCATGGCCACGGTTCCACTTTTTGTGGGAACCATCATCCAGACACTCAAAGGTTTTACGGATTATAATCTACCTGTTTATTTTATTGATCTCTATTTGCTGACGTTGCCCGGTTTTATCCAGATGATTCTTTTGTCCTTTGCGGTGCACGTGATTGTCAACAATAAATTTGCCGGACATGGTGTCGCGATGCTTATTTGGGTGGCTATGTTTCTGCTTCGGAATTTCGGTGAATTCGATTATAACCTATTTTTTTACTTTTTTACACCGGAATACAGATGGTCAGATATGAATGGTCTTGGGCATTTTGTCAAGCCGCTTTTCTGGTTTAATTTCTACTGGCTTTTGTTTGGTTCGTTACTTGCGACTATTGCTTATTTGTTTTTTCAACGGGGCGTTGTTGGTGGTTTTAAAGAAAGAATTCGTGTAGCGAAAGAAAGGTTTTCCGGCGCTCCAAAATTATTGGTTCCCTTATTTTTTATCGGTTGGCTGGCCAGCGGAGCCTACATTTATTATAACGTCAGTTATCTCAACGATTATTACAGCATCTCGGAACAAAGGAGAAATCAGTCGTTGTACGAGAAAAAAATGAAGAAATACGAAGGTTTGCCGCATCCGAAAGTTACCAGCCTTATCCTGAAAGCTGATATTTTTCCAGAGGAAAGAAGGATAAATATGTACGCCAAAATGCTGGTTAAAAATAAAACAAACAAACCCATCCAGACCATCCATATGCTGGATAGTGATGATCTGGAATATAAGCTTGTTTACAATGGCAAAAGCCTGAAATTCACTGAACCGCTTCATCAGCCATACTCCAAATTTACCTTTTTCAAAAAGGGTGAAAAGGTTGCAGGTTATCGGATTTACAAATTGGATAAAACCATGCAGCCAGGTGATTCTGCCGTTATGGAAATTTATTCGGTGAAGCAAAATAAAGGCTTTTTGAATAACGGTTTTAGCAGGGAGGTTCTGTACAATGGTACATTTTACAGTGGCGGTTTTCCTCATATGGGATATCAGGAAGGTCTTGAACTTGAAAGTGATGAGTATCGAAAAAAACTTGGTTTGAAAGAAAAGAAGGATGATCTGCCGCCGCAAAATGATCCTGTTGGAAGAAGTACAATGTTGTTCAATGACAATGCGGACCTCATGCACTTTGAAGCCACGGTAAGTACAACCGCAGATCAGATCGCTATTGCGCCGGGCTATTTGCAAAAGAGCTGGACAGACAAGGGACGGAAATATTTCTACTACGTTCAGGATACTCCGATACAATTATTTGAAAGCGTATTGTCGGCACGATACGAAGTTTTACGAGAGCCGCTGAAACTGGATAACGGCAAAATTGTCAACATCGAAATATTTTACGATAAACATCATCCCTATAATCTGAACCGGTTCAAGGCGGCTTATGTGGATGGACTGAAATATTTTTCGAATGTGTACGGACCATTTCAATTCCGCCAGATGCGGCTTATGGAATTTCCAAGATATGCAGGATTTGCGCAAAGTTTTGCCAATACGGTTCCTTATTCGGAAGCTTTTGGCTGGGTTGCCGATTTCAAAAATCCGGATGATTTTGACTACACCTATTTTGTCACAGCGCATGAACTGGCCCATCAATGGTGGGGCCACCAGATTGCTCCAAACAAAACAAGAGGATCAAATTTGATCTCCGAAGCTCTGGCAGAATATACTGCCCTTATCCTGACCGAAAAAAAATACGGAAAGGATAATATGAAGCGGTTTTTGAAAGATGAACTTGACAAATATTTACGCGGCCGGGCGAATGAATCGAAAAAAGAAAACACTTTTATCAACTGCAATCGCCCTTACGAGTGGTATTACAAGGGAAGTCTTGTGATGTATGGTCTTCGTGATTTAATTGGAGATACAGCTGTAAATCATGCACTTCGGGAATTCAGGGATGAATTTGCTTTGAAGGAGAATCCGCCTTTTCCGGGAAGCAATGATTTGTTTTCCTATCTGAATAAACATACACCCGATTCTCTCAAATACTATCTGAATGATACCTGGAAGAAAATTACCCTGTACGAAAACAAATCTGATAAGGTTACTTCCAAATCAGCAGGTAAAGATTTATACGATGTAAGTTTCACATTCACATCGAAAAAATTATACGCGGATAGCTCAGGAAAAGAGACGGTTGCCCCAATGAATGACTATGTAGACATAGGAGTTTTCGCAGCAGAGTCGAAAAACAAATTGGGACAGAAACAGATAAATCCATTGTTTCTAAAAAAATACAAACTAAAACCGGGTACACAAACTGTAACAATTCGTGTAAAGGGAAAACCTGTAAAAGCGGGCATTGACCCCTATAATAAACTCATTGATCGCATACCAGATGATAATTTGAGTGAAATTGATTAA
- a CDS encoding ABC transporter ATP-binding protein yields the protein MKLTIQNLQKTYPNGVQALKGINLVIETGMFGLLGPNGAGKSSLMRTIATLQEADAGSIFLDDLDVLKDKAEVRRILGYLPQEFGVYPKISSELMLDHIAQLKGILDANERKQTVAALLDRVNLYNDRKKHLGTFSGGMKQRFGIAQALLANPKLIIVDEPTAGLDPAERNRFYNLLSELGENTIVILSTHIVEDVRTLCSDFAIICKGEVLRNGNPDEAVNELNGKIYSKLIDKGDKLGYRENYQVISEQMKSGKLGIRIFSETNPGNEFVLAEPVLEDIYFHQIASKLDTIAQ from the coding sequence GTGAAATTAACAATTCAGAATCTTCAAAAAACTTATCCAAATGGTGTTCAGGCGCTGAAAGGAATTAATCTGGTGATTGAAACCGGAATGTTTGGCCTGCTTGGACCAAACGGCGCAGGCAAATCTTCTCTGATGCGCACGATTGCAACTTTACAGGAAGCCGATGCCGGAAGTATTTTTCTGGATGATCTTGATGTGCTCAAAGACAAAGCGGAGGTACGCAGGATTCTGGGATATTTGCCACAGGAATTTGGAGTTTATCCTAAAATCAGTTCTGAGCTGATGCTTGATCATATTGCTCAGTTGAAAGGGATTCTGGATGCGAATGAAAGAAAACAAACTGTGGCGGCATTGCTCGACAGAGTAAATTTATATAACGACCGCAAAAAACATCTCGGCACTTTTTCCGGTGGTATGAAACAGCGTTTCGGGATTGCACAGGCACTTTTGGCAAACCCTAAACTGATTATTGTAGATGAACCGACGGCAGGTCTGGATCCCGCAGAACGCAACCGTTTTTACAATTTATTGAGCGAATTGGGCGAGAATACGATCGTAATTCTTTCCACCCATATTGTGGAAGATGTGCGGACCTTGTGCAGCGATTTTGCCATTATTTGTAAGGGCGAAGTGCTTAGAAACGGAAATCCGGATGAAGCTGTAAATGAGCTGAACGGAAAAATTTACAGCAAACTCATCGATAAGGGTGATAAGTTGGGTTACCGGGAAAATTACCAGGTAATTTCTGAACAAATGAAAAGCGGCAAACTGGGTATCAGGATTTTTTCTGAAACTAATCCGGGCAATGAATTTGTACTCGCTGAACCTGTTTTGGAAGATATTTATTTCCATCAGATCGCCAGTAAACTGGACACCATTGCGCAGTAA
- a CDS encoding MBL fold metallo-hydrolase: MKQISSKVFQISLGSVNVFVVEDDGLTLVDTGMKGSADKIFSAIKKAGRNPENIQRIILTHVHPDHSGSAAEIKRRLNIPVWAHGIDAELMEQGVGVRGATHLSPGIVNWLIFNLFIKRSDSAIEPVIVEKQLTDNEVLPIAGGTRILHTPGHSAGHVALLIEKEKVLISGDICANLFGLAISTVYEDIKLGIKSIGKVTNFMFDKAVFGHGNSLEKDADQKLKDFYNKLNSQ; the protein is encoded by the coding sequence ATGAAGCAGATCAGTAGTAAAGTTTTTCAGATCAGCCTGGGATCTGTCAATGTTTTTGTAGTGGAAGATGATGGCTTGACACTCGTTGATACCGGGATGAAAGGAAGTGCTGATAAAATATTTTCAGCAATAAAAAAGGCAGGGAGAAATCCGGAAAATATCCAGAGAATCATTCTTACACATGTGCATCCGGATCATTCCGGAAGTGCTGCGGAAATTAAGAGAAGATTGAATATTCCTGTGTGGGCACATGGTATCGACGCAGAGTTAATGGAGCAGGGTGTAGGCGTACGGGGGGCAACACATTTGTCTCCGGGTATTGTCAACTGGTTGATTTTTAACTTGTTTATCAAGCGTTCGGATAGTGCAATTGAGCCGGTTATTGTTGAAAAACAACTGACGGACAATGAAGTTTTGCCGATAGCAGGAGGAACCAGAATTCTACATACGCCTGGGCATAGTGCAGGACATGTGGCCTTGTTAATCGAAAAGGAAAAGGTATTAATCTCAGGTGATATTTGTGCCAATTTATTCGGACTGGCAATTAGTACGGTTTATGAAGATATAAAACTGGGTATAAAAAGCATTGGAAAGGTAACGAATTTCATGTTTGATAAAGCCGTTTTCGGACACGGAAATTCGCTTGAAAAAGATGCAGATCAAAAGTTAAAGGATTTCTATAATAAGTTGAATTCACAATAG